In one Arenibacter antarcticus genomic region, the following are encoded:
- a CDS encoding acyl-CoA dehydrogenase family protein: protein MDFTLSEEQLMIQQAARDFAQSELLPGVVERDDAQRFPAEQVKKMGELGFLGMMVDPKYGGSGLDTISYALVMEELSKVDASSSVVVSVNNSLVCWGLEIFGSEAQKEKYLTKLASGKCIGAFCLSEPEAGSDATSQKTTALDKGDHYLLNGTKNWITNGNSAEIYLVIAQTDIEKGHKGINALIVEKGMAGFEIGPKENKLGIRGSDTHSLVFNDVKVPKENRIGEDGFGFKFAMKTLAGGRIGIAAQALGIAAGAYELSLKYAKERKTFGTAIGNHQAIAFKLADMHTQIEAARHMVYKAAWDKDQGNNYDISGAMAKLYASEVAMATSIEAVQIHGGNGFVKDYHVERMMRDAKITQIYEGTSEIQKIIISRSILRD, encoded by the coding sequence ATGGATTTTACACTATCGGAAGAACAATTAATGATACAGCAAGCAGCACGGGATTTTGCACAATCCGAACTTCTCCCTGGAGTTGTTGAGAGGGACGATGCACAGAGATTTCCTGCCGAACAGGTAAAAAAAATGGGGGAACTTGGATTTCTTGGCATGATGGTAGATCCAAAATACGGTGGAAGCGGATTGGACACCATCTCCTATGCATTGGTAATGGAAGAACTTTCCAAGGTAGACGCATCTTCCTCCGTTGTTGTATCGGTCAATAATTCATTGGTGTGCTGGGGCCTGGAAATCTTTGGTAGTGAAGCACAAAAAGAAAAATATCTCACAAAATTGGCGAGCGGAAAATGCATTGGCGCCTTTTGCCTTTCGGAACCTGAAGCAGGTAGCGATGCTACTTCCCAAAAAACAACAGCACTGGATAAAGGAGATCACTATTTACTAAACGGCACCAAAAACTGGATAACCAATGGTAACTCAGCCGAAATTTATTTAGTAATAGCACAAACCGATATAGAAAAAGGACACAAGGGCATTAACGCACTTATTGTGGAAAAGGGAATGGCGGGATTTGAAATTGGCCCAAAAGAAAACAAACTTGGTATTCGCGGTAGCGATACTCATTCCCTAGTCTTCAACGATGTTAAGGTTCCCAAGGAAAATAGAATCGGCGAAGATGGATTTGGCTTTAAGTTCGCCATGAAGACTTTGGCTGGAGGAAGAATTGGAATTGCAGCACAGGCCCTAGGAATTGCAGCCGGCGCTTATGAACTTTCCTTGAAATACGCAAAGGAAAGGAAGACATTTGGCACTGCAATAGGTAATCACCAGGCCATTGCGTTCAAATTAGCAGATATGCATACGCAAATTGAGGCTGCAAGACACATGGTATACAAGGCGGCATGGGATAAGGATCAAGGGAACAATTATGATATTTCGGGCGCAATGGCCAAACTTTATGCGTCAGAAGTTGCCATGGCAACTAGCATTGAAGCGGTTCAGATCCATGGTGGCAACGGTTTTGTAAA
- a CDS encoding Glu/Leu/Phe/Val dehydrogenase dimerization domain-containing protein, whose translation MRELLKKFEDKSPEIVFNWKDPETDAEGWAVINSLRGGAAGGGTRMREGLDMNEVLSLAKTMEIKFTVSGPPIGGAKSGINFDPNDPRKNGVLKRWYNAVAPLLKSYYGTGGDLNVDEINEVIPITEDVGVWHPQEGVFNGHFKPTEADKINRIGQLRLGVVKVLESRKYSPDPSRKYTVADLITGFGVAEAVKHYYDIHGESVLGKRAIVQGFGNVGSAAAFYLSQMGVKLVGILDRAGGVIKEEGFSLEEVTNMYLNKKGNTLHVENMIPFEEMNERIWNLPAEIFAPCAASRLVTKDQISKMIDTGLEVISCGANVPFADKEIFFGQIMEYADERISLIPDFISNCGMARVFAYFMEGRVPLDDELIFNDTSNTIGNAILNIYKENKTKTNLSKTGFEIALKQLI comes from the coding sequence ATTAGAGAGTTACTTAAGAAATTTGAAGACAAGTCCCCTGAGATTGTTTTTAATTGGAAAGACCCAGAGACCGATGCTGAAGGCTGGGCGGTAATTAACTCCCTGCGTGGTGGAGCAGCTGGTGGAGGTACCAGAATGCGTGAAGGATTAGATATGAACGAGGTGCTTTCCCTTGCGAAAACAATGGAAATAAAATTTACGGTTTCGGGTCCGCCGATTGGGGGAGCTAAATCTGGCATTAATTTTGATCCAAACGATCCTAGAAAAAATGGCGTACTAAAACGGTGGTATAATGCCGTTGCCCCACTGTTGAAAAGTTATTACGGAACAGGAGGCGATTTAAATGTTGATGAGATAAATGAGGTAATCCCTATTACAGAAGACGTAGGTGTTTGGCACCCTCAGGAGGGTGTTTTTAATGGACATTTTAAACCTACGGAGGCCGATAAAATTAATAGGATTGGGCAATTGAGGTTGGGAGTAGTGAAGGTCTTGGAGAGCCGTAAGTATTCTCCCGATCCCTCTAGGAAATATACAGTGGCAGATTTAATTACTGGATTTGGGGTCGCTGAGGCAGTAAAGCATTACTATGATATTCATGGTGAATCGGTACTTGGAAAGAGGGCCATTGTCCAAGGTTTTGGCAATGTTGGTTCTGCAGCAGCCTTTTATTTGTCCCAAATGGGTGTTAAGCTTGTGGGTATTTTGGATAGGGCAGGTGGAGTGATCAAGGAGGAGGGGTTTTCTTTGGAAGAGGTTACCAATATGTATTTGAACAAAAAAGGGAATACCCTTCATGTTGAGAATATGATTCCCTTTGAGGAGATGAACGAACGGATATGGAATTTGCCGGCAGAGATTTTTGCGCCTTGTGCGGCATCTAGATTGGTGACAAAAGACCAGATCTCCAAAATGATCGATACCGGATTGGAGGTGATTAGTTGTGGGGCAAATGTACCTTTTGCTGACAAAGAGATTTTCTTTGGTCAGATTATGGAGTATGCGGACGAGCGAATAAGTTTGATTCCCGATTTTATTTCAAATTGTGGAATGGCTCGCGTCTTTGCTTATTTTATGGAAGGAAGAGTACCTTTGGATGATGAATTAATTTTTAACGATACTTCTAATACCATTGGAAATGCAATTTTAAACATCTATAAAGAAAACAAAACAAAAACAAATCTTAGTAAGACTGGATTTGAAATTGCATTGAAGCAATTGATTTAA
- a CDS encoding MotA/TolQ/ExbB proton channel family protein yields the protein MLLLQNLAQEAGVEELVSEEKTLSVIDLIVSGGTGSILIISVLFVMLFVALYIYFERIFAIKAASKIDSNFMNQIRDHVTNGKLEAAKLLCAQTDSPVARLTEKGISRIGKPLDDINTAIENAGTLEVYKLEKNVSVLATVAGAAPMIGFLGTVIGMILAFHQMASSGGQAEMGSLAAGIYTAMTTTVAGLIVGIIAYIGYNHLVNRTDKVVHKMEANAVEFLDLLNEPL from the coding sequence ATGTTATTGTTACAAAATCTGGCCCAAGAGGCAGGAGTAGAGGAATTGGTGTCCGAAGAAAAGACACTTTCTGTGATTGATTTGATAGTTAGTGGGGGTACGGGAAGTATTTTAATTATTTCAGTGCTGTTCGTAATGCTATTTGTGGCGCTTTATATTTATTTTGAACGGATTTTTGCAATAAAGGCAGCATCGAAGATCGATAGTAATTTTATGAACCAGATTCGGGATCATGTGACCAATGGTAAATTGGAGGCTGCAAAATTATTGTGCGCCCAGACCGATTCTCCCGTTGCGAGGTTAACGGAAAAAGGAATTTCAAGGATTGGAAAGCCCTTGGATGATATTAATACCGCAATAGAAAATGCCGGTACTTTGGAGGTTTATAAGCTGGAAAAGAACGTAAGCGTATTAGCAACTGTTGCTGGCGCCGCACCAATGATCGGATTTTTGGGAACCGTAATAGGAATGATCTTGGCCTTTCATCAAATGGCTTCTAGCGGAGGGCAGGCAGAAATGGGATCCCTTGCCGCCGGTATCTATACGGCTATGACTACTACTGTAGCAGGACTCATTGTGGGAATTATTGCGTATATTGGTTATAACCATTTGGTGAACAGAACAGATAAGGTGGTCCATAAAATGGAAGCCAATGCTGTAGAATTCTTGGATTTATTGAACGAACCCCTGTAG
- a CDS encoding biopolymer transporter ExbD, translating to MKLKGRNKVSPDFSMSSMTDIVFLLLIFFMLTANSPNALDLLLPKAKGKSTNTQNVSVSINKNLEYFVDNEKINGKYIEIELKKALEGKEKPTIILRAEESVAIKEAVNVMDIANRNNYKVILAVRPN from the coding sequence ATGAAACTAAAAGGTAGAAATAAGGTTAGTCCAGATTTTAGTATGTCCTCTATGACGGACATTGTATTCTTATTGCTTATTTTCTTTATGTTGACGGCAAATTCACCGAATGCTTTAGATTTGTTGTTGCCAAAAGCAAAAGGAAAGTCTACCAATACTCAAAATGTATCGGTAAGTATCAATAAGAATTTGGAATACTTCGTGGACAACGAAAAGATTAACGGGAAATATATAGAAATTGAACTAAAAAAAGCACTGGAAGGAAAAGAGAAACCGACAATTATTCTGAGGGCGGAAGAGAGCGTGGCCATTAAAGAGGCTGTAAACGTTATGGATATTGCCAATAGAAATAATTATAAGGTTATTTTGGCAGTGCGACCAAATTAA
- a CDS encoding energy transducer TonB, translated as MSLLNTKHEKKSFTLTTLLLSVLLLLLFYIGLTYLDPPIENGISVNFGTTEFGSGRVQPKEKVRSEPVNKPIAEPKVQEEKVEAQIPKEEVAKEKPAEKVLTQDNEESVLMKQQQVAKRKANEAAKKAQAETDRVAREKKEAEERLQQEQQAKKNKLDQLIGGINKSEGTASGSEGNDNKAGDKGRPEGDPYATSYYGSPGSGSGTGGYGLNGRSLVRQGKVPQECNQEGRVVVKIVVNRDGEVINATPGVKGTTNSHPCLLEPAKATALKHKWNLDSNAPTQQTGFVVVNFKLGE; from the coding sequence ATGTCACTATTAAATACAAAACACGAGAAGAAATCCTTTACACTTACCACCTTGTTGCTAAGTGTGCTACTGCTTTTGCTTTTTTATATTGGACTTACCTATTTAGATCCACCAATAGAGAATGGTATATCCGTTAATTTTGGTACTACCGAATTTGGAAGTGGTAGGGTGCAGCCCAAGGAAAAAGTAAGGTCTGAACCCGTAAACAAACCTATTGCTGAACCTAAAGTACAGGAAGAGAAAGTGGAAGCACAGATTCCAAAGGAAGAAGTGGCGAAGGAGAAACCCGCAGAGAAAGTCCTTACTCAGGATAATGAGGAGTCGGTTTTAATGAAGCAGCAACAAGTAGCTAAGCGTAAGGCAAACGAGGCCGCAAAGAAAGCACAGGCAGAGACCGATAGAGTTGCACGGGAGAAGAAAGAAGCGGAAGAAAGGTTGCAGCAGGAGCAACAAGCTAAAAAGAACAAACTAGACCAACTGATAGGGGGAATCAATAAATCGGAGGGTACTGCATCAGGAAGTGAAGGAAATGACAATAAGGCTGGCGATAAAGGTAGGCCGGAAGGTGACCCTTATGCCACAAGTTATTACGGCAGCCCTGGTTCCGGTAGTGGAACCGGTGGTTATGGACTAAATGGAAGGTCTCTAGTGAGGCAAGGTAAAGTTCCGCAAGAATGTAATCAAGAAGGTAGAGTAGTGGTTAAAATAGTCGTAAATCGAGACGGAGAGGTTATAAATGCTACTCCGGGAGTTAAGGGCACTACCAATAGTCATCCGTGTTTGCTAGAGCCCGCTAAAGCGACTGCATTAAAACATAAATGGAACCTAGATTCCAATGCCCCAACCCAACAGACCGGTTTTGTTGTGGTTAATTTTAAATTAGGGGAATAA
- a CDS encoding folylpolyglutamate synthase/dihydrofolate synthase family protein: protein MTYQETLAWMFVQLPMYQQKGASAFNAKLDNIHSLANYLGHPERKFKSIHVAGTNGKGSSSHMLASILQEAGYKTGLYTSPHLKDFRERIRVNGKLVPKSFVTDFVKDNKVYLDAHKLSFFEMTVGMAFKYFELEKVDIAIVEVGLGGRLDSTNIITPEVSLITNIGYDHVEMLGDTIAKIAYEKAGIIKPGVPVVVSELQEETAVVFSEVAIERGSKIVFASEVVPGKYKTSLLGGYQARNVKGVVAVINELKGFQVHESHIIQGLENVSINTGLLGRWQILEAQPLIVCDTAHNTEGLTIVLDQIKKQEVTDLHLVIGFVKEKNLEQIFPLFPKNAHYYFCRPNIPRGLDEISLQERAEAYGLMGDAYGSVLEAFNAAKSAANKSDFIFVGGSTFVVAEIV from the coding sequence ATGACCTATCAGGAGACTTTGGCGTGGATGTTTGTGCAACTACCCATGTACCAACAAAAAGGGGCGTCTGCCTTTAATGCTAAACTAGATAACATTCATAGTCTCGCGAATTACTTGGGTCATCCTGAAAGGAAATTCAAGAGCATCCATGTAGCGGGTACCAATGGCAAAGGATCAAGTAGTCATATGTTGGCCTCTATTTTACAGGAGGCTGGCTATAAAACAGGTCTGTATACTTCCCCTCATTTAAAGGATTTTAGGGAACGAATAAGGGTAAATGGTAAGCTGGTTCCTAAGAGTTTTGTAACTGATTTTGTTAAGGACAATAAAGTTTATTTAGATGCCCATAAGTTGTCTTTTTTTGAAATGACTGTGGGTATGGCATTTAAATACTTTGAATTGGAAAAGGTAGATATCGCCATTGTTGAAGTTGGCCTAGGTGGCCGATTGGACTCTACTAATATTATAACCCCCGAAGTGTCTTTGATCACCAACATAGGATATGACCATGTAGAGATGCTGGGAGATACCATAGCCAAAATAGCGTATGAAAAGGCAGGTATTATTAAACCGGGTGTGCCAGTAGTTGTCAGTGAGCTTCAAGAAGAGACTGCGGTGGTTTTTAGTGAGGTGGCCATAGAACGGGGTTCAAAGATAGTTTTTGCCAGTGAGGTGGTTCCAGGAAAGTATAAAACTTCCCTTTTGGGCGGATATCAGGCAAGGAACGTTAAGGGGGTGGTTGCTGTCATAAATGAATTAAAGGGATTTCAGGTCCACGAATCCCATATAATACAAGGCTTGGAAAATGTGTCGATCAATACAGGTTTATTAGGTAGGTGGCAGATTTTGGAAGCGCAGCCCCTAATAGTTTGTGATACCGCTCATAATACAGAGGGGCTGACCATAGTATTGGATCAGATAAAAAAGCAAGAAGTTACGGACTTGCATTTGGTAATCGGCTTTGTAAAAGAGAAGAATTTGGAGCAGATATTTCCTCTTTTTCCAAAAAATGCCCATTATTATTTCTGTAGACCCAATATTCCAAGAGGGTTAGATGAAATTTCCTTACAAGAAAGAGCCGAGGCTTACGGCTTAATGGGTGATGCGTATGGGTCTGTTCTTGAGGCGTTTAATGCGGCTAAATCTGCAGCGAATAAGTCGGATTTTATCTTTGTGGGAGGAAGTACTTTTGTAGTGGCAGAAATAGTTTAA
- a CDS encoding restriction system-associated AAA family ATPase: protein MKLIRLKITDEDGFRSLQKDFEIYFLRDFDYKHAHEFNPNILAGRNGSGKSNILEALANIFYHLDCMYADNLPDGFLKDEGNENGFDNTIGLVDAYELEYFTEIPISLMDKPIIELPQIAINQIKAHIFITKEVGAKPTIEWLNKSDYSNKSDGLSKKAIQLLLPKYVLGYSSGENELLSLPFFKTRFLHFDEYADSLRFEEPYGYPPKPEGRLVYLDKELSQAILLANLLLHNPDSEEDDLSPLLENVEIEDIDEFRLIICQDQYLELHEDILRDKVITIEELHEGKRHLTELTSNLKRSIDILKKCATCFEHRYIEQENEEDGREYLILDYKVNSATKEAFRFHFSEKPLQLFQLFQLMLELNAYVVSGTDKKRVYESKNIFINHDIYPNPLEENRVLRFKNLWIKKKGIEKSLFTKELSDGEHQFLHSLGLCLLFKNENALFLLDEPETHFNPDWKAKFITNLRHCFSNSKEVMRDMLITTHSPYLVSDSESKYVHIFEKDKDTKKVSNRFPDFQTFGSSVNKITIKVYDKPDTIGAYANSRIDALRKELETADDKEALLKRVKEEIGDSVERVLFINEILDQIDKE, encoded by the coding sequence ATGAAACTCATTCGCCTAAAAATAACTGATGAAGATGGATTCAGATCCTTGCAAAAGGACTTTGAAATTTACTTTCTAAGAGATTTTGATTACAAACATGCTCATGAATTTAATCCCAATATTCTTGCTGGACGGAATGGTAGTGGTAAATCAAATATTCTTGAAGCCTTAGCCAATATCTTCTATCATTTAGATTGTATGTATGCTGACAATCTACCAGATGGTTTTTTAAAAGACGAAGGAAACGAAAATGGGTTTGACAATACTATTGGTTTAGTTGATGCTTATGAATTGGAATATTTTACTGAAATTCCAATTTCATTGATGGATAAGCCTATTATTGAGTTACCTCAAATCGCTATAAATCAAATTAAGGCCCACATATTTATTACTAAAGAAGTTGGAGCAAAACCCACTATAGAATGGCTGAATAAGTCTGACTACTCAAATAAATCTGATGGGCTAAGCAAAAAAGCAATTCAGCTTCTACTTCCAAAATATGTTTTGGGTTATTCATCAGGCGAAAATGAATTACTAAGCCTACCCTTTTTTAAAACAAGATTTCTTCATTTCGATGAATACGCAGACAGTTTAAGATTTGAAGAACCATATGGCTATCCACCAAAGCCAGAGGGAAGGTTAGTTTATTTGGATAAGGAATTAAGTCAAGCCATATTATTGGCCAATCTACTATTACATAACCCAGATTCTGAGGAAGATGATTTATCCCCATTACTAGAAAACGTTGAAATAGAGGATATTGATGAGTTTCGTTTGATTATTTGTCAGGATCAGTATTTAGAATTGCATGAAGACATATTGCGAGACAAAGTAATTACAATTGAAGAACTCCATGAAGGAAAACGTCATTTAACAGAACTCACTTCGAACCTCAAGAGAAGTATTGATATTCTTAAAAAATGTGCTACCTGCTTTGAACACCGATACATTGAACAAGAAAATGAAGAAGATGGTCGTGAATATTTAATTCTTGATTACAAAGTAAATTCTGCCACGAAAGAGGCATTTAGATTCCATTTTTCAGAGAAGCCACTCCAATTGTTTCAGCTTTTCCAATTGATGTTGGAGTTGAATGCATATGTAGTTTCAGGAACAGATAAAAAACGTGTGTATGAGTCGAAAAACATTTTCATTAATCATGATATTTATCCAAATCCCTTAGAAGAAAACAGAGTGTTGCGTTTCAAAAATCTTTGGATAAAGAAGAAAGGCATAGAAAAGTCACTTTTCACAAAAGAGTTGTCTGATGGAGAACATCAATTTCTTCATAGCTTAGGTTTGTGCTTACTTTTTAAAAATGAAAATGCTTTATTTCTTTTGGATGAACCAGAAACACACTTCAATCCTGATTGGAAAGCTAAATTTATTACCAATCTTAGACATTGCTTTTCAAATTCAAAAGAAGTAATGCGTGACATGTTGATTACCACACACTCTCCATACTTAGTGTCAGACAGTGAGTCCAAATATGTTCACATTTTTGAAAAAGATAAAGACACTAAAAAAGTATCAAATCGTTTCCCTGATTTTCAGACCTTTGGTTCATCTGTCAATAAAATCACTATAAAAGTATATGACAAGCCAGATACGATAGGAGCTTATGCCAATAGTAGAATTGATGCGTTAAGAAAGGAACTTGAAACCGCTGATGATAAAGAAGCATTGTTAAAAAGAGTGAAAGAAGAAATTGGGGATTCAGTTGAACGTGTACTTTTCATTAATGAAATTCTTGACCAAATAGATAAAGAGTAA
- a CDS encoding restriction endonuclease subunit S, whose product MKMLLKSLEEVADIVAGQSPPSKFYNKNGNGLPFFQGKTDFGDKYPMVRAWCTEPSKVASANDILMSVRAPVGPVNIATEKCVIGRGISAISAKSGYYSLYLYYYLKTNQNLIRKYSTGSTFKAITQKEIKRIPINIPESLNDQKRIAKILSNCEALIQKRTESIDLLDELLKSTFLEMFGDPRSNSKNWESGPVIAFADCIVPGRDKPKSFTGDTPWITTNDLNHLGTTTSSRQNIGLSPSEIKNVRARVIPNNSVLITCVGDLGVVSLAGGNMVVNQQLHTFQCKEDMIPTFLMFTLSFQKQYMYKMASKTTVPYMNKTTCNGIPIIKPSKDLQEDFVTIYEKVNSIKTQFISSLHELKNLYCSLSQRAFKGELNLSKVDISDMEDSKKKVDPEIEDGRIMSEEEHTAQHAQINKIISSEIENESYLTENVISYINDSKELRDVIYEKVNNKNLDLESLKKSLSKVNNLGEKIAVEVIEFTPWQIEQHRSIERYISLLPENILDEFPNINQFSRNNFDYGSMSLDDYYGIPHEVIAQYGSIESHTMDLDFFFRKYFSNKFFTMKDVQDIYDKVVYDKGGWFKYEDMKEYIFKSLEGEDALLTQEFVEIEKTNPALGKKEVSKEVMLKVLP is encoded by the coding sequence ATGAAGATGCTATTAAAAAGCTTAGAAGAAGTAGCTGATATAGTCGCTGGTCAATCTCCACCTTCAAAATTTTACAACAAAAATGGAAATGGACTACCATTCTTTCAAGGTAAAACAGATTTTGGGGATAAATATCCAATGGTAAGAGCGTGGTGCACCGAGCCTTCAAAAGTGGCATCTGCAAACGACATATTAATGAGTGTAAGAGCTCCAGTTGGACCAGTAAATATTGCAACTGAAAAATGTGTTATTGGCAGGGGGATTAGTGCTATCAGTGCTAAATCTGGTTATTATAGTCTTTATCTTTACTACTACCTAAAAACTAATCAGAACCTGATAAGGAAATATTCAACAGGCTCTACTTTTAAAGCAATTACTCAAAAGGAAATTAAACGGATTCCAATAAATATCCCTGAGTCATTAAATGACCAAAAACGAATTGCTAAAATACTCTCTAATTGTGAAGCTTTAATCCAAAAACGAACAGAAAGTATTGACTTATTGGATGAACTTTTGAAATCTACTTTTTTAGAAATGTTTGGAGATCCAAGATCAAATTCAAAAAATTGGGAAAGTGGCCCAGTGATAGCTTTTGCAGATTGCATTGTTCCTGGGAGAGACAAACCTAAGAGTTTCACTGGTGATACACCATGGATAACCACTAATGACTTAAACCATTTAGGAACGACAACTAGTTCTAGGCAAAATATAGGCTTATCACCAAGTGAAATAAAAAATGTACGGGCTAGAGTTATACCCAATAATAGCGTATTGATAACGTGTGTTGGTGATCTTGGTGTAGTTTCATTAGCAGGTGGTAACATGGTCGTAAATCAACAATTACATACATTTCAATGTAAGGAGGACATGATTCCTACTTTCCTAATGTTCACATTGTCTTTTCAAAAACAATACATGTATAAAATGGCATCAAAAACTACTGTGCCTTACATGAATAAAACCACCTGCAATGGTATACCAATCATCAAACCTTCAAAGGATCTTCAAGAGGATTTTGTAACAATTTATGAAAAAGTGAATTCAATAAAAACTCAATTCATTTCAAGCCTTCATGAACTCAAAAATCTTTATTGCAGTCTAAGCCAGCGTGCATTTAAGGGAGAATTGAATTTGAGTAAAGTAGATATTTCAGATATGGAAGATTCAAAAAAAAAAGTTGATCCAGAAATTGAAGATGGAAGGATTATGAGTGAAGAAGAACATACAGCACAACATGCACAAATTAATAAAATAATATCTTCAGAAATTGAAAATGAATCGTATTTGACTGAGAATGTAATTTCATATATCAATGACTCAAAAGAGCTAAGAGATGTCATTTACGAAAAAGTAAACAATAAAAATCTAGATTTAGAAAGCTTAAAAAAGTCATTATCAAAGGTCAATAATTTAGGAGAAAAAATAGCAGTCGAAGTAATAGAGTTTACTCCTTGGCAGATTGAACAGCATAGATCAATTGAACGATATATTTCTTTATTGCCTGAAAATATTTTAGATGAGTTCCCGAATATAAATCAGTTTTCCAGAAATAACTTTGACTATGGTTCTATGTCCTTAGATGACTACTATGGCATTCCACATGAAGTAATAGCTCAATACGGTAGTATCGAAAGTCATACAATGGATTTAGACTTCTTCTTTAGGAAGTATTTTTCAAATAAATTTTTCACAATGAAAGATGTACAGGACATATATGATAAGGTAGTATATGACAAAGGTGGTTGGTTTAAATATGAAGATATGAAGGAATACATTTTTAAATCCTTGGAAGGTGAGGATGCCTTGTTGACACAAGAGTTTGTTGAAATCGAAAAAACAAACCCTGCTTTAGGAAAAAAAGAAGTATCAAAAGAGGTAATGCTAAAAGTTCTGCCATGA
- a CDS encoding N-6 DNA methylase yields MSLLSNNSTIKNKIDDLWQKFWSGGISNPLTAIEQITYLLFMKKLDENDLEELSRSEFSGDPYTSKFEGIYLLPEDRPKADATIEEIEEIERTKGIDKHTLRWSQFKRKPSDVMLAYIQRYVFPFLKDLEEDDSLFAKHMVNAVFIIPKPSLLKEAISSIDEIFEEMEKDSNEKGQDFQDIQGDVYEYLLSEIASAGKNGQFRTPRHIIKLLVDLVDPKLGQKVADPACGTGGFLLGAYQYMVTQLDKGKGQKEPDEDGFIRNSKSALLTEEVKEILDKSLYGYDIDSTMVRLGLMNLMMHGIDNPQIDYKDTLSKSYNETSEYDVVLANPPFTGNIDKGDIHEELQLKTTKTELLFIERIFNMLKMGGSAGIVVPQGVLFGTSNAFKDARKFMIEQSELKAVVTAPSGVFKPYAGVSTALLIFTKGGETENVWFYDMESDGYTLDDKRTKQEGYGDLQDIITQFKNRDAQKEDEREGKHFFVPKKEIIDADYDLSYSKYRNEVFEEIVYEKPDVIIDKLVGNDGNGGLENEIVTNLNQLKELFR; encoded by the coding sequence ATGAGTTTACTTAGTAATAACAGTACCATCAAAAACAAGATTGATGATCTCTGGCAAAAATTCTGGAGTGGAGGTATTTCAAATCCTTTAACGGCAATCGAACAAATCACATACCTGCTTTTCATGAAAAAGCTGGATGAAAACGATTTGGAAGAATTGTCAAGAAGCGAATTTTCAGGAGACCCTTATACTTCAAAGTTTGAAGGGATATATCTGCTTCCTGAAGATCGTCCAAAAGCTGATGCAACAATAGAAGAGATAGAAGAAATTGAAAGAACAAAGGGAATTGATAAACACACTTTGAGGTGGAGTCAATTCAAAAGAAAGCCTTCTGATGTAATGCTTGCATACATTCAACGTTATGTATTCCCATTCCTAAAGGATTTGGAAGAAGATGATTCTCTTTTCGCAAAGCATATGGTAAATGCTGTGTTTATCATTCCGAAACCATCACTTTTAAAAGAAGCCATTTCATCAATTGATGAAATTTTTGAAGAGATGGAAAAAGACTCCAATGAAAAAGGACAGGATTTTCAGGACATTCAAGGAGATGTATATGAATACTTACTAAGCGAAATTGCCTCTGCGGGTAAAAACGGACAGTTTAGAACACCACGACATATCATTAAATTGTTAGTGGATTTAGTTGATCCAAAGCTAGGACAAAAAGTAGCCGACCCTGCTTGTGGAACAGGTGGTTTTTTGTTGGGTGCTTATCAATATATGGTAACCCAACTCGACAAAGGGAAAGGTCAAAAAGAACCAGATGAAGACGGTTTTATTCGTAACAGCAAAAGTGCCCTGCTAACTGAGGAAGTAAAAGAGATTTTGGATAAAAGTTTATATGGTTACGATATAGACTCTACAATGGTTCGCTTGGGTTTAATGAACCTTATGATGCACGGTATTGACAATCCTCAAATTGACTACAAAGACACCCTAAGCAAAAGCTATAACGAAACTTCTGAATATGATGTGGTTTTAGCCAACCCCCCATTTACAGGAAACATTGACAAAGGAGATATTCATGAAGAGCTACAACTAAAGACTACCAAAACAGAACTCCTTTTCATAGAGCGTATTTTTAATATGCTTAAAATGGGAGGATCAGCTGGAATAGTAGTTCCCCAAGGAGTGTTATTTGGGACCAGTAATGCTTTCAAAGATGCAAGAAAATTCATGATTGAGCAATCTGAATTGAAAGCAGTAGTTACCGCCCCAAGTGGTGTTTTCAAACCTTATGCAGGCGTAAGTACTGCTCTACTAATATTTACCAAAGGAGGTGAAACTGAAAATGTTTGGTTTTACGACATGGAGTCGGACGGTTACACATTGGACGATAAACGCACTAAACAAGAAGGTTATGGAGACTTGCAGGATATCATCACCCAATTCAAAAATAGAGATGCCCAAAAGGAAGATGAACGAGAAGGTAAACATTTCTTTGTGCCTAAGAAGGAAATAATAGATGCTGATTATGATTTAAGCTACTCAAAATATCGAAATGAAGTTTTCGAAGAAATAGTATATGAAAAGCCTGACGTAATTATAGACAAGCTTGTTGGCAATGACGGAAATGGTGGTTTGGAAAATGAGATAGTTACTAACCTAAACCAACTAAAAGAGCTATTTAGATGA